Below is a window of Hyalangium ruber DNA.
CACGCCCAGCCGCATGGCCGGTCCGCTGGCATCGAGCGCGACGAGGCACCCGGCCCCGCGCAGCAGCCGCACCAGCTCCGCGTAGGCGCTCTCCGGCAGCCCTGCCGGCAGGCTCCCGGCCAGCACGAACCACCGGCGCTGGCGGGCCAACGCCTCCAGGTCCTTCTTGAGCGCCGCCCAGTCCTCGTCGCCGATTCGCACTCCGGGCAGGTTGATGTCGGTCACCTGCCCCGCTTGCGCATCCAGCACCTTGAGGTTCATGCGCGTCTCGCCGGCCACCCGGCGGCAGCGGTCCTCGATGCCCCTCGCGCGGAACAGCGCCTCGAAGGGCTGGGCATTGTCCCGTCCCAGGAAGCCGGCCGCGGTGACCGGACGCACCCAGTCCGCGAGGAAGGCCGCGACGTTGATGCCCTTGCCCCCAGGGTCCACTCGGTGCGAGGTGACGCGGTTGACCTCGCCGGCCCGGAACCCTGGGCAGTCCAGCGAATGGTCGAGCGCGGCATTCAGCGTCACCGTGGCGACACCCTCGGCCTCCATGGCAGTGCCTCCCATCAGCCGGCGACCGCCAGCGCTCGAACCTCGGCGGCGCTCTGGCAATCGAGCGCGCGGCGGGCCATCTCCTCCAGCCGCGCCATGGACAGGCCCCGCATGCGCGCCTTGATGGCGGCGATGCTGGGAATCCCCACGCTCAGCTCGGCCACCCCCAGCCCCGCCAGCATCATCGCCCCCGCAGGGTCTCCGGCGATGCCTCCGCAGGCGCCCACCCAGATGCCGTTGCGTTTGGCCGCCTCCACCGTCTGGCGCACCATGCGCAGCACCGCCGG
It encodes the following:
- the pfkB gene encoding 1-phosphofructokinase is translated as MEAEGVATVTLNAALDHSLDCPGFRAGEVNRVTSHRVDPGGKGINVAAFLADWVRPVTAAGFLGRDNAQPFEALFRARGIEDRCRRVAGETRMNLKVLDAQAGQVTDINLPGVRIGDEDWAALKKDLEALARQRRWFVLAGSLPAGLPESAYAELVRLLRGAGCLVALDASGPAMRLGVAEGPDLIKPNLRELEELVGRQLPRREDVLEAARGLVARGIGRVVVSMGGEGALLVERTRAVFARPPPTRVVSTVGAGDAMLSGVLGGWIRGEALEACARWGTAFAVGTLTRPGPVLPPRAEVEELMARVQVEEAG